In Salvelinus namaycush isolate Seneca chromosome 37, SaNama_1.0, whole genome shotgun sequence, the following are encoded in one genomic region:
- the LOC120031664 gene encoding metalloreductase STEAP4-like produces the protein MAWHSFKTKVAFILSISWLIEIRENRTTMFDTTTAWRGDSYLSLGILGFGLYVLLGITSLPSVSNVLSWREFSFIQSKLGHLTLLLCTAHTYLYGWNKFLSSSIYKWYTPPGYMLCLVLPSVVLLLKLLLITPCVDHTITRIRQGWADQRNPKDSQPLILYRTD, from the exons atttcgtggctaattgag atCAGAGAGAACAGGACCACAATGTTTGATACCACAACGGCCTGGCGTGGTGACTCCTACTTGTCCCTGGGAATTCTGGGATTTGGCCTGTACGTCCTATTGGGAATCACATCTCTTCCCTCCGTCAGTAACGTTCTCAGCTGGAGGGAGTTCAGCTTCATACAG TCCAAGCTGGGTCACCTGACTCTGCTGTTGTGTACGGCTCACACCTACCTGTATGGCTGGAACAAGTTCCTGAGTTCCTCCATCTACAAGTGGTACACCCCACCGGGCTACATGCTGTGTCTGGTGCTTCCCTCTGTGGTGCTGCTGCTCAAGCTGCTGCTCATCACCCCCTGTGTGGACCACACCATCACCCGCATACGCCAGGGATGGGCAGATCAGAGGAACCCTAAAGACAGCCAACCACTGATACTGTacaggactgactga